The following are encoded together in the Lathyrus oleraceus cultivar Zhongwan6 chromosome 3, CAAS_Psat_ZW6_1.0, whole genome shotgun sequence genome:
- the LOC127132303 gene encoding uncharacterized protein LOC127132303: MAAFRISTRITNHHRHFLNKNYNHHYRSIFTTLHLQNSWINKVKNVFTPQKPQQPQLDASQIPSGSFTLLNFADEMKKARKIGAFKEYMVGRSSEVTFATAFEKYEAIIRYLAAFDYTGENLKTSHKQEAAKHCNCTIADVENALAKFTWAKEAQKKIQELNKEGKPMPKNIAELQKLVGTNPLDLARSNLAKSGQVSRNAPCPCGSKKRYKRCCGKD, from the exons ATGGCCGCATTTCGCATCTCAACCAGAATCACAAATCACCATCGTCATTTCTTAAACAAAAACTACAATCACCACTACCGTTCAATTTTCACCACGCTCCACCTTCAGAATTCATGGATCAACAAGGTCAAAAACGTCTTCACACCCCAAAAACCCCAACAACCCCAACTAGACGCATCTCAAATCCCCTCCGGATCATTCACGCTACTCA ATTTCGCCGATGAAATGAAGAAAGCGAGAAAAATTGGCGCATTTAAAGAGTACATGGTTGGAAGAAGCAGCGAAGTTACTTTCGCTACTGCGTTTGAGAAATACGAAGCGATTATTCGATATCTCGCGGCTTTCGATTATACCGGAGAG AATTTGAAGACTAGTCATAAACAAGAAGCGGCGAAACATTGTAATTGCACGATTGCTGATGTGGAGAATGCACTTGCGAAGTTTACTTGGGCTAAAGAAGCTCAGAAGAAGATTCAGGAGTTGAACAAAGAAGGAAAACCAATGCCGAAAAACATTGCTGAA CTCCAAAAGCTGGTCGGTACAAATCCATTGGATCTTGCAAGGTCTAATTTGGCTAAAAGTGGACAAGTTAGCAGGAATGCCCCCTGTCCATGTGGATCGAAGAAGAGATATAAAAG GTGCTGTGGAAAGGATTGA